A single region of the Tepidisphaeraceae bacterium genome encodes:
- a CDS encoding alpha/beta fold hydrolase, whose product MAEYVILVLILLLAGAFAFVGTAALMARLLLWPPRMTDGKALYLLKRLSPTDIGIAYESITFTVRDDRSGRDMKFASWWMPASQPSTTTVVLLHGYADAKVGGIAWAPTLLGMGLNVLAVDLRAHGDSDGTQVTAGYFERHDLDAIVSQLKGMHAAASQSIVLFGVSLGSAVAIATADLRDDVSAVVMDSPFADYRAAIDVHARLLGAPGGIVARLAATIAEWMSGANYDKVRPVDLVARSKCPVLIIQGALDPFCDAECRAALAQACASAAAGSTQVVLDDVGHLAGLRDASEAYERAIRTFLKSST is encoded by the coding sequence ATGGCTGAGTACGTCATCTTGGTTCTCATTCTGCTGCTTGCCGGCGCGTTTGCGTTCGTCGGAACGGCCGCGCTCATGGCGCGCCTGCTGCTGTGGCCACCCCGCATGACCGATGGCAAGGCGCTCTACCTGCTGAAGCGCTTGTCGCCGACCGATATTGGCATCGCGTACGAATCGATCACCTTCACCGTTCGCGACGACCGCAGCGGGCGGGATATGAAATTTGCCAGTTGGTGGATGCCGGCCAGCCAGCCGTCGACCACCACCGTGGTGCTGCTGCACGGCTACGCCGACGCGAAGGTCGGTGGTATCGCATGGGCGCCGACGCTGCTCGGCATGGGCCTCAACGTACTTGCGGTCGACCTTCGCGCCCACGGCGACAGCGACGGCACGCAGGTGACGGCCGGCTATTTCGAACGGCACGATCTGGACGCGATCGTCAGCCAGTTGAAGGGGATGCACGCGGCCGCGTCGCAGTCGATCGTGTTGTTCGGCGTCAGCCTCGGTAGCGCGGTCGCCATCGCGACGGCGGACCTGCGAGACGACGTGTCGGCCGTGGTGATGGACAGCCCGTTCGCCGATTATCGCGCTGCGATCGATGTTCACGCCCGCTTACTTGGCGCGCCGGGCGGCATTGTGGCGCGACTGGCGGCGACGATCGCCGAGTGGATGAGCGGGGCGAACTACGACAAGGTTCGGCCGGTGGATTTGGTCGCGCGGTCGAAGTGTCCGGTGCTGATCATCCAAGGCGCGCTCGACCCCTTCTGCGACGCCGAGTGCCGTGCGGCGCTCGCACAAGCATGTGCATCGGCCGCTGCGGGATCGACGCAGGTCGTGTTAGACGATGTCGGACACCTGGCGGGGCTGCGCGATGCGAGCGAGGCCTATGAGCGTGCGATCAGGACGTTCCTCAAGTCTTCAACGTGA
- a CDS encoding glutathione peroxidase yields MIRLLAIIAIVVAVTFFAVRVKRATAKDVVKEPSAAASATQPAGPLSFVMKDINGNDLDLATLKGQPVLIVNVASKCGLTKQYKGLEELYRKYKDQGFVIVGAPANNFGGQEPGSDEEIKTFCSTKYDVTFPMLSKISVKGDDKHPLYQFLTEQATAGEFAGEIGWNFTKFLVDRNGQIMARFDSKTSPDDEKLVAAVETAVAAK; encoded by the coding sequence ATGATTCGTCTTCTTGCCATCATCGCTATCGTCGTTGCCGTTACGTTCTTTGCCGTTCGCGTGAAGCGCGCCACTGCGAAGGACGTAGTGAAGGAACCCTCGGCCGCCGCGTCGGCAACGCAGCCGGCGGGGCCACTGTCGTTCGTCATGAAGGACATCAACGGCAACGACCTGGACCTGGCCACGCTGAAGGGACAGCCCGTGCTGATCGTCAACGTCGCCAGCAAGTGCGGGCTGACCAAGCAGTACAAAGGCCTCGAAGAGCTCTATCGCAAGTACAAGGATCAGGGCTTCGTGATCGTTGGCGCCCCCGCCAACAACTTTGGCGGCCAGGAGCCGGGCAGCGACGAAGAGATCAAGACGTTCTGCTCGACGAAGTACGACGTCACGTTCCCCATGCTGAGCAAGATCAGCGTGAAGGGGGACGACAAGCACCCCCTTTATCAGTTCCTGACCGAGCAGGCCACCGCCGGCGAGTTTGCCGGTGAGATCGGCTGGAACTTCACGAAGTTCCTGGTCGACCGCAACGGTCAGATCATGGCCCGCTTCGACAGCAAGACCTCGCCCGATGACGAAAAGCTCGTGGCCGCCGTCGAGACCGCGGTCGCGGCGAAGTAG